The DNA sequence CTCCAACCTCACCGCGTAACCGACATCCGAGCACAGCGCCTGGTTGAGCGTGACGAGGTAGTCGATGATGCGCGTATTGGGTGCCATCGTGAAGTTGGCCACCCAGGCCCGAGTCAGTTCACCAGGACCCGAACCGGGCACAGATTCGTCCACCAGCTTGAGGTAGGGCTCCAGATCCGCCGCCAATGCGGCCGGATAGGCAAACCCGACGTGTTCGGCCCACTCCTCGATGAAGAAGTCGAACGGGTTGACCGATTTCAGATCAGCGATGAGGCCGACGGTGATCGATAGCCGTCGGGTGCGCTTCGGAAACACCACGCGGGCAAGGAAATTACCGAAGGCATCCTGTTGCCAGTTGATGAAGTGATCGTCGGGGGCGATGCGCAGCGAGTAGGCCTCGATGGGCGTTCGGGTGTGCGGAGCGGGGCGCAATCGAATCTCGTGCGGATGCACCTGCACGAGTCTGTCGAATACGTAGCTGGTCCGGTGCTCCAGCGCCACCTTGATGCCCATCGGCTGATCCCACCATAACCTGGCCTCACCCGCATGGCCTGCGATTCAGGGCACAATGAACCGGTGGCCACCTGGGATGACGTGACGGGCGTCGCATCGGGGCTCCCCGAGGCGCTCGAGACCTCCCCACGCGTGTGGAAGGTGCGCAAAAAACTGTTCGTCTGGGAACGGCCGTTGCGGAACAGTGACCTGGCAGCGCTGGGAGATTCAGCCCCCGACGGCGACATACTGGGCGCCCGCGTCGGCGATGAGGGCGTCAAACGCGCGCTGATCGCCGAGGAACCGCAGGTGTACTTCACCACGCCGCATTTCGACGGTTACCCGATCGTGCTTGCCCGGTTGGACGCCATCGAGCCACCGGACCTCACCGAACTCATCACCGAGGCCTGGCTGTGCCAGGCGCCGAAGACGCTGGCACGCAGGTTCCTCGACTAACGGCGGCGCAGCTCGAAGATCGGGATGGCGCGGTCGGTCTTCTCCTGATAGTCGGCGAACACGGGAACCTGCTCGACGACCTTCGGATACAGCGCATCGCGCTCGGCGAGCGAAAGCTCATGGGCGACCACGTCGTAACCGTCGGTTCCGATGTCGATATGCGCATGTGGATGTGCGCGCAAGTTGTGCACCCAGGCAGGGTCTTTATCGGCGCCGCCGAATGAGCCGACGATGTAAATCTTCTCGTCGATGTCGAAGTAGGCCAGCGGATTCAGCCGCTGTTGTCCGCTCTTGGCGCCGGTATTGGTCAGGAGCAAGATCGGTACACCGGCGAATTGTCCGCCGACCTCTCCGCCGTTGGTGCGGAACTCCTGAGTGATGCCGTCATTGAATTCGTTGATCACCGCGGCGGGCTGCTGGTTGAAGGGTGTGTCATCGGTCACCTCACCAGAGTGCCACCGCTGCGCCGAGTTCTCAGGTTGCGCTGACAGGATGGCCGGATGACGGTGGCCGCCTCTTCGTCCCGACGTTGGTTCGGTTCGACCGAGATCCTGGTGGTGGCGCTCATCACGATGGCCCTGGCGGCGAGCTGGTTACGCGGGGTTGTCGATGGCAATGAGAAGCTGGCGACCGCCGGGACGGTGTTCTGTGGGGTGTTCGTCCAGGCCGTCCCGTTCCTTGCACTCGGGGTGATCGTGAGTGGGCTCGTCGCGACATTCGTCACCCCCGAACGGCTGGCCCGGTGGCTGCCGAACCGATCCCTCGCCGCGGTGGCAGTGGCGGGTGTGAGCGGAGCGGCGTTGCCCGGCTGTGAATGCGGGTCGGTTCCGGTGGCACGCCGGCTGTACGGACCGGGATCCGTCGGTGCGGCCGCGCTCACCTTCATGTTGTCGGCGCCTGCCATCAACCCGGTGGTGTTGGTCGCTACCGCGGTCGCGTTCCCCGGCCAGCCCACGATGGTGCTGGCGCGCGCGGTGGCCTCCCTGCTCACCGCCATGGTGATGGGCATGGCGTGGTCACGGTGGGGACGGGACAGCTGGGTCACCCGCAAGCTACCCGCAGCGCACGCCGGATCCTCTTCCCGCTGGACGACATTCACCGAGGCCGCGCGGCACGACTTTCTGCAGGCGGCCTCGTACCTGGCGATCGGAGCGGTAGCCGCAGCGGCTTTGCACGTGCTGGTTCCGGCCTGGGTGTTCGAGCATCTGGCGGGCAATCTTGTGGTCGGCGTGGTGACGATGGCGCTGCTGGCCGTGGTGCTGGCATTGTGCTCGGAAGCCGATGCCTTCGTCGCCGCGAGCATCACGATGATGCCGCTGATTCCGCGACTGGTGTTCCTCGTGGTGGGGCCGGCCGTCGACGTGAAGCTCATCGCCATGCAGTCCGGCATGTTCGGACGGCCCTTCGCGGCCCGATTCGCGCCGCTGACGTTCGTGGTCGCCACCGTCGTCGCGACGGGTGTCGGACTGGCGGTGCTGGGGACCTCATGAGGCGCGACACGGAGAACACGCTGCTGATCCTGCTGGGGGTCAGCGTGGCCATGATCGCGGTGACCGGAACCTTCACGCGCTACGTCAAGCCCGGCCTGCTGCCGTGGCTCGCCGGTTCGGCGGTCATCGTGATCGGGCTCGGTCTGGCCGCGATCATCCGCGACGTACGCCGCGGCCACACCGACCACGACGATGAGCACGACGGCCACGGAGGTCACACCCACAAGCACGGCGCCACATGGTTTTTGGTGCTGCCCATAGTTCTGCTGATCTTTATCGTGCCCCCTGCCCTCAGCGCGCGTTCCATCGCGCCGGCCAACATTGGCGCATCGGCCAACACGCCCCGGCGAGCGTTTCCCCCACTGCCACCCGGTGACGCGCCATCCGTGCCGCTGCCGGAGGTCCTGATGCGCATTGCCGCCGGTTCCTCGGACACGCTGAGCGGACGCACCATCACCGTCACCGGGTTCACGTTCAAAGAGGGCGAGCACACCGACCTGGCCAAGATCGTCATCGTGTGTTGCGCCGCGGATGCCCAGCTGGCGCGGCTGCACATGACGGGACCGGCGGCCGCCTCGGCATCGGCGCTGCCGGAGAACGCCTGGATCTCGGTGACCGGGGTCGTGCCGGGCGGACAGAGCTATCGCGGCCCGTCGTCCATTCCCGTCATCGAGGTCACCGGCATCACCCGCACCGATCCACCGAAGAGCACCTACTGAGCGGAGTCGCGTTGCGGTACAAGGCATACCTGTTCGATGTGCAGGGCACGCTGCTGGACTTCTTTGAGCCCGTGTCGCACGCGATTGCCGAGCACGCTCCCGGTATCGATGCCGCCGGTTTCACTCGAGCCTGGCGCGCGGACTATTTCGACCGCGTCGCAAACCTGGCCCAGTCTGTGGACGACTGGACGCGGGTACAGGACCTGTACGCGCACGGCTTCGCCGATGTCTGCCAGACGTTCGGGCTGCCGCGTCCGGACGCTGGCACCGCCGAACTCGTCGCATCCAGCTGGCAGCACCTGATTCCCTGGCCGGACGTACCCGCAGGCCTGGCCGGGCTGCGTTCACAGGCCGTCATCGCCACCCTGTCCAACACCGACATGGCCACCATGGTGAATCTGTTCAAACGCCTGGGTATTTCGTGGGACGCGGTACTCACCGCGGAGGTATTCGGCAGCTTCAAACCAGACCCGGTGGTGTACCAACGCGCACTGCGCTACCTCGGCATCAAACCCGGTGACGCGGCGATGGTGGCCGCACACCCGTATGACCTGCGCGCCGCACGAGAGATCGGCATGGGCACCGTCTTCGTCTCACGCCCCTACGAATACGGCGATCCCGCACTGGCTCATGGCGACCCTGACGAGGAGTTCGATCAGCGGGTCACCGCTATCGGCGACATCGCCTAGCGCAGCCCGCGCGGCCGCACCAGCAGCACCAACACCCCGGCCAGGACGATACCGAAAAGGTTGACCGCCAGCTGCAGCGCGGACAGCCCAGCGATTTCCCATTCCCCCACCGTCGCCGCCACCACCGCGAATCCCGCGGCCGGCACGGTGGTCACCGAGATGAAAACACCCACCAGCGCCGCCGATTTCGCCGACATCAACGAGAGCATGCCGGCCGCGCCCGCCAACAACGCGACCACCAATGAGAACGGCCCCACCTGGAATATGAAGTCGACCTGCTGCAGCTCGCGCACGCTCTTCAAGGTGACCCAGCCGGCGCCCTCGGCGGCCAGCGCCCCGAGGGCAGTCACCCCCATCGCCACCGGGAATCCCACCACCAATGCCAGCAGCGACCGCCGCGCCAGCGACCATTTCCGCCGCACGATCGAAACCGCCAGTGCGGCAAGCGGACCGAACTCGGGCCCGACCACCATGGCGCCGACGATGGTGACCGGCGAATCGGTGACCACGCCGACCGCGGCAATCAGGCAGGCCAGGCACAGGAAGGCCAGGAACGTCAGGTTGAGAGTGGATTCTTCGCGGGTGCGCCCGATCAATTCGTCCCAGATGACGGCATCGGCAGGGTCACCTTCGGCATCGTCCTCGGCCTCATAGGCGGTCTGTGAGATCACCGTGTCGAGCACCTCCGCGGTGATCGATCCCCGCTTGTCGATATCGATCGCCTTGAGCCCGTCGAGCACGTCGTTGGCCGTCTCGCGAGCCACGTCGGCGGTAATCACATCACCCTCGGGGCTGATCGCCACCCCGGGCACACGCACGATATGCGCGACCCCCGTTGTGGTGGAGAGGAACTCCACCACCTGATCGGAGAGATCGGCAGGTGCAATAACCCGGACGTGCAGCACGTGCGCTACGCGTCCGGCTTACCCGGCTGATCGGCCTTATCCGGCTTAGCGTCGATTCCGGATTCCTTGCGCTGCGCCGCGGTGATCGGTGCCGGCGCATCCGTGAGCGGATCCACACCGCCACCGGACTTCGGGAAGGCGATGACTTCGCGGATGGACGATGTACCCGCGAGCAACGCGGTCACCCGGTCCCAGCCGAAGGCGATGCCGCCGTGCGGCGGTGCACCGAAGGCGAAGGCGTCCAGCAGGAATCCGAACTTGTCCTGGGCCTCTTCATTGCTGATGCCCATGACCTTGAATACGCGTTCCTGGACATCGCGGCGATGGATACGGATCGATCCGCCACCGATCTCGTGCCCGTTGCACACAATGTCGTAGGCGTAGGCGAGCGCGGACCCCGGATCGGTGTCGAAGGTGTCCGCGGACTCCGGCTTGGGTGAGGTGAAGGCGTGATGCACCGCGGTCCAGGCACCGGAACCGACCGCCACATCACCGGCGGCGGTGGCGTCATCAGCGGGCTCGAACATCGGCGCGTCCACTACCCAGGCGAATGCCCAGGCGTCGGGGGCGATCAAGTCCAGGCGTTGCGCGACCTCGCCGCGCACCGAACCCAGCAGCGCCCGTGAGGATTTGACCGCACCGGCAGAGAAGAAGATGCAGTCACCCGGACTGGCGCCGACATGCGCTGCCAGCCCATCGCGTTCGGCGTCGGTCAGGTTCTTGGCGACGGGGCCGCCGAGGGTGCCGTCCTCCCCCACCAGCACATAGGCCAGGCCCTTGTGGCCGCGCTGTTTGGCGAACTCCTGCCAGCCGTCCAGGGTCCGGCGCGGCTGATCGGCGCCACCGGGCATCACCACCGCACCCACATAGGGTGCCTGGAATACCCGGAAGCTGGTGTCGGAGAAGTAGTCTGTGCATTCCACCAGCTCCAGGCCGAACCGCAGGTCCGGCTTGTCGCTGCCGTAGCGACGCATCGCCTCGGCATAGGTGATCCGCGCAATGGGTGTGGGTACGTGGTAACCGATCAGATCCCACAGCGCAACGAGAAGCTCCTCGGCCAGCGCGATGACATCGTCCTGGTCCACGAAGCTCATCTCGATGTCGAGCTGGGTGAACTCGGGCTGCCGATCCGCGCGGAAATCCTCGTCGCGGTAGCACCGCGCGATCTGGTAGTACCGCTCCATGCCCGCGACCATGAGCAGCTGCTTGAACAGCTGCGGGCTCTGCGGCAGCGCGTAGAAGCTGCCCGGCTGCAGACGGGCCGGCACCAGGAAATCGCGCGCGCCCTCCGGCGTCGAGCGCGTCAGTGTCGGGGTCTCCACCTCAACGAAATCGTGGCGGGCCAGCACGCCGCGCGCCGCGGCGCTTACCTTAGAGCGCAACCTGATTGCGTTGCCCGGACCCTCGCGACGCAGATCCAGGTACCGATACTTCAGGCGCGCTTCTTCACCCGCGGTTTCATCCAGCTGGAAGGGCAGCGGCGCGCTCTCGTTGAGCACGATGAGTTCGGCGGC is a window from the Mycobacteroides salmoniphilum genome containing:
- a CDS encoding MmcQ/YjbR family DNA-binding protein, which produces MATWDDVTGVASGLPEALETSPRVWKVRKKLFVWERPLRNSDLAALGDSAPDGDILGARVGDEGVKRALIAEEPQVYFTTPHFDGYPIVLARLDAIEPPDLTELITEAWLCQAPKTLARRFLD
- a CDS encoding nitroreductase family deazaflavin-dependent oxidoreductase; this translates as MTDDTPFNQQPAAVINEFNDGITQEFRTNGGEVGGQFAGVPILLLTNTGAKSGQQRLNPLAYFDIDEKIYIVGSFGGADKDPAWVHNLRAHPHAHIDIGTDGYDVVAHELSLAERDALYPKVVEQVPVFADYQEKTDRAIPIFELRRR
- a CDS encoding permease; protein product: MTVAASSSRRWFGSTEILVVALITMALAASWLRGVVDGNEKLATAGTVFCGVFVQAVPFLALGVIVSGLVATFVTPERLARWLPNRSLAAVAVAGVSGAALPGCECGSVPVARRLYGPGSVGAAALTFMLSAPAINPVVLVATAVAFPGQPTMVLARAVASLLTAMVMGMAWSRWGRDSWVTRKLPAAHAGSSSRWTTFTEAARHDFLQAASYLAIGAVAAAALHVLVPAWVFEHLAGNLVVGVVTMALLAVVLALCSEADAFVAASITMMPLIPRLVFLVVGPAVDVKLIAMQSGMFGRPFAARFAPLTFVVATVVATGVGLAVLGTS
- a CDS encoding TIGR03943 family putative permease subunit, with the protein product MRRDTENTLLILLGVSVAMIAVTGTFTRYVKPGLLPWLAGSAVIVIGLGLAAIIRDVRRGHTDHDDEHDGHGGHTHKHGATWFLVLPIVLLIFIVPPALSARSIAPANIGASANTPRRAFPPLPPGDAPSVPLPEVLMRIAAGSSDTLSGRTITVTGFTFKEGEHTDLAKIVIVCCAADAQLARLHMTGPAAASASALPENAWISVTGVVPGGQSYRGPSSIPVIEVTGITRTDPPKSTY
- a CDS encoding haloacid dehalogenase type II translates to MRYKAYLFDVQGTLLDFFEPVSHAIAEHAPGIDAAGFTRAWRADYFDRVANLAQSVDDWTRVQDLYAHGFADVCQTFGLPRPDAGTAELVASSWQHLIPWPDVPAGLAGLRSQAVIATLSNTDMATMVNLFKRLGISWDAVLTAEVFGSFKPDPVVYQRALRYLGIKPGDAAMVAAHPYDLRAAREIGMGTVFVSRPYEYGDPALAHGDPDEEFDQRVTAIGDIA
- a CDS encoding DUF389 domain-containing protein, with amino-acid sequence MLHVRVIAPADLSDQVVEFLSTTTGVAHIVRVPGVAISPEGDVITADVARETANDVLDGLKAIDIDKRGSITAEVLDTVISQTAYEAEDDAEGDPADAVIWDELIGRTREESTLNLTFLAFLCLACLIAAVGVVTDSPVTIVGAMVVGPEFGPLAALAVSIVRRKWSLARRSLLALVVGFPVAMGVTALGALAAEGAGWVTLKSVRELQQVDFIFQVGPFSLVVALLAGAAGMLSLMSAKSAALVGVFISVTTVPAAGFAVVAATVGEWEIAGLSALQLAVNLFGIVLAGVLVLLVRPRGLR
- the aspS gene encoding aspartate--tRNA ligase, which codes for MLRTHDAGTLRESDAGQRVTLAGWVARRRDHGGVIFIDLRDASGVSQVVFRDDAVLEQAHRLRAEFCVEVTGVVEVRPEGNANAEIATGHIEVNAAELIVLNESAPLPFQLDETAGEEARLKYRYLDLRREGPGNAIRLRSKVSAAARGVLARHDFVEVETPTLTRSTPEGARDFLVPARLQPGSFYALPQSPQLFKQLLMVAGMERYYQIARCYRDEDFRADRQPEFTQLDIEMSFVDQDDVIALAEELLVALWDLIGYHVPTPIARITYAEAMRRYGSDKPDLRFGLELVECTDYFSDTSFRVFQAPYVGAVVMPGGADQPRRTLDGWQEFAKQRGHKGLAYVLVGEDGTLGGPVAKNLTDAERDGLAAHVGASPGDCIFFSAGAVKSSRALLGSVRGEVAQRLDLIAPDAWAFAWVVDAPMFEPADDATAAGDVAVGSGAWTAVHHAFTSPKPESADTFDTDPGSALAYAYDIVCNGHEIGGGSIRIHRRDVQERVFKVMGISNEEAQDKFGFLLDAFAFGAPPHGGIAFGWDRVTALLAGTSSIREVIAFPKSGGGVDPLTDAPAPITAAQRKESGIDAKPDKADQPGKPDA